One segment of Streptomyces sp. NBC_01463 DNA contains the following:
- a CDS encoding sugar ABC transporter permease, which translates to MTSALDRRPTTAAAPVPPPAPPVRRPPRRTKDRLAGAGFLAPAVLLVAALLLTPFAVTLYRGFFSDGRVSSFTWFTNYGLFLSDPVLAKSIENTLMWVVGTVALPLVLGLGIAVMTNQSGWSRVARLLVVLPYAISGSAVAVVWNFILTTDGAANQALQALGLGSFAQGWLLEWPGNTLVMIVANTWQSTGVAVILFLVGLQTIPPETLEAASLDGADGLRKFWYVVMPQLRTVSVIVVGSSLVNGLKSFDLIWVLTQGGPGRNSETLAVSMYQETFLALRPGAGAAVAVVLTVIVLLASWLYLRRQLTPKGA; encoded by the coding sequence ATGACATCGGCTCTCGACAGGCGCCCCACGACGGCCGCCGCACCCGTGCCACCGCCCGCACCCCCGGTCCGCAGGCCTCCGCGCAGGACGAAGGACAGGCTGGCCGGAGCCGGATTCCTGGCACCCGCCGTCCTGCTCGTCGCGGCCCTGCTCCTCACCCCGTTCGCGGTGACGCTGTACCGCGGCTTCTTCAGCGACGGCCGGGTCTCCTCCTTCACCTGGTTCACCAACTACGGCCTCTTCCTCAGCGATCCGGTTCTCGCGAAGTCCATAGAGAACACGCTCATGTGGGTGGTCGGCACGGTCGCCCTGCCGCTGGTCCTGGGCCTGGGCATCGCGGTCATGACCAACCAGTCCGGCTGGTCCCGGGTGGCGCGCCTGCTCGTGGTCCTGCCTTACGCGATCTCCGGCTCCGCCGTGGCCGTCGTGTGGAACTTCATCCTCACGACGGACGGCGCGGCGAACCAGGCACTCCAGGCGCTCGGTCTCGGCTCCTTCGCCCAGGGCTGGCTGCTCGAATGGCCGGGCAACACCCTGGTCATGATCGTCGCCAACACCTGGCAGTCCACCGGTGTGGCGGTGATCCTCTTCCTGGTCGGTCTCCAGACCATCCCCCCGGAGACCCTGGAGGCGGCGTCGCTCGACGGAGCCGACGGCCTGCGGAAGTTCTGGTACGTCGTCATGCCCCAGCTGCGGACCGTCTCCGTGATCGTCGTCGGCAGCAGCCTGGTCAACGGACTGAAGTCGTTCGACCTGATCTGGGTGCTGACCCAGGGCGGCCCCGGCCGCAACTCCGAGACGCTCGCGGTCTCGATGTACCAGGAGACGTTCCTCGCGCTGCGCCCCGGCGCCGGCGCGGCGGTCGCCGTCGTCCTCACCGTCATCGTGCTGCTGGCCTCCTGGCTGTACCTGCGGCGCCAGCTCACCCCGAAAGGCGCATGA
- a CDS encoding carbohydrate ABC transporter permease — MSMSIRRISAGTAVRNTVLVLVSLLWAVPTWLLVVNALVPAAEYGGSPHWLPHGGFGLFDNMSQAWTRARLGPAMGNSLLYAVTSSAAAIVVATTAAFATVIMPVKRKTLWFWLIYSGTLLPLQVFLRPLFLAYASTGLYDAQIGLFLVYVAVAIPFAYFIMRNFAQTLPGEVIEAARLDGASWWRVFWQIHVPLSKSAMVAAFVFQFVAVWNDLLFGITLSTSRNIRPVMAALAELQGNYSNVGPPVVLGGALLVSLPTVVLFFSAQRFFVSSLKLG; from the coding sequence ATGAGCATGTCCATCCGCCGCATTTCCGCCGGCACCGCCGTCCGCAACACGGTCCTGGTGCTCGTCTCCCTCCTCTGGGCCGTGCCGACCTGGCTGCTGGTGGTCAACGCACTGGTGCCGGCCGCCGAGTACGGCGGCAGCCCGCACTGGCTGCCGCACGGGGGCTTCGGTCTGTTCGACAACATGTCCCAGGCGTGGACCCGCGCCAGGCTGGGCCCCGCGATGGGCAACAGCCTGCTGTACGCGGTGACCAGCTCGGCCGCGGCCATCGTGGTCGCCACGACCGCGGCGTTCGCCACCGTGATCATGCCGGTGAAGCGCAAGACCCTGTGGTTCTGGCTGATCTACTCGGGCACGCTGCTGCCCCTCCAGGTCTTCCTGCGTCCGCTGTTCCTCGCGTACGCGAGCACCGGCCTCTACGACGCGCAGATCGGTCTGTTCCTGGTCTACGTCGCGGTCGCGATCCCGTTCGCGTACTTCATCATGCGCAACTTCGCCCAGACGCTGCCCGGTGAGGTGATCGAGGCGGCGCGGCTGGACGGCGCGTCCTGGTGGCGGGTGTTCTGGCAGATCCATGTCCCGCTGTCGAAGTCGGCGATGGTCGCCGCGTTCGTCTTCCAGTTCGTCGCCGTCTGGAACGACCTGCTCTTCGGCATCACCCTGTCCACCAGCCGCAACATCCGTCCGGTGATGGCCGCGCTCGCCGAACTCCAGGGCAACTACTCCAACGTCGGACCCCCGGTCGTCCTGGGCGGAGCCCTGCTCGTGTCGCTGCCGACCGTCGTCCTCTTCTTCTCCGCGCAGCGCTTCTTCGTCAGCAGTCTCAAGCTCGGCTGA